The following proteins are encoded in a genomic region of Gimesia algae:
- a CDS encoding DUF1501 domain-containing protein encodes MQFPQHNNLNALNRRRFFATGASGLGTLALASLMKQDGLLGAEQQLAHFAPRAKRCIYLFMEGGPSQMDLFDPKPRLNELDGQPMPESLLKDIKFAFIQKEAARIMGSPRTFKRYGECGMELSDLLPHLSTCVDDIALIRSMHCEQFNHLPGQLMMLSGSDLQGRPTLGSWLNYGLGSESENLPGYVVLATLGRGLPGGASSWSSGFLPSQYAGTLFRNQGSPVLNLANPPEICAAAQMRSLQTINELNGLRYEQIGNPEISSRIKAYELAFRMQQTAPELLDLSGETKTTLEQYGVTREEASKSSTTGFMGSYARNCLLARRMVERGVRFVSLFLSTWDHHSSLDSGLERYTKISDQPIAALLKDLKQRGLLDETLVVWGGEFGRTPLGENRVNFKKVTGRDHHPYSFSMWLAGGGIKGGQVIGETDEIGWGVTKDPVHVHDLHATILKLFGLDHEKLTYRFQGRDFRLTDVSGNIVEQLLA; translated from the coding sequence ATGCAATTTCCACAACACAACAATCTAAATGCACTAAACCGGCGACGTTTTTTCGCCACCGGTGCCAGTGGTCTGGGTACACTCGCCCTGGCATCGCTGATGAAACAGGATGGATTGCTGGGGGCCGAACAGCAACTGGCCCATTTTGCTCCCCGGGCGAAACGCTGCATCTACCTGTTCATGGAAGGCGGCCCGAGTCAGATGGACCTGTTCGATCCCAAACCACGTCTGAATGAACTCGATGGGCAGCCGATGCCCGAGTCCCTGTTAAAAGACATCAAGTTCGCGTTCATCCAGAAAGAAGCAGCGCGGATTATGGGCAGCCCGCGCACATTTAAACGCTATGGCGAATGTGGCATGGAACTCTCCGATTTGCTGCCTCACTTGAGTACCTGCGTTGACGATATCGCTTTGATTCGTTCCATGCACTGCGAACAGTTCAATCATCTGCCCGGACAACTGATGATGCTTTCCGGTTCCGATCTACAGGGTCGCCCGACATTGGGCTCGTGGTTGAATTACGGTCTGGGAAGCGAATCAGAAAATCTGCCAGGCTACGTCGTACTGGCAACTTTGGGGCGCGGCTTACCAGGCGGGGCCTCCAGCTGGTCCAGTGGTTTTTTACCGTCTCAGTATGCGGGCACGCTCTTTCGCAACCAGGGCAGCCCGGTCCTCAATCTGGCAAACCCGCCAGAAATCTGCGCAGCAGCCCAGATGCGCAGCCTGCAGACCATTAATGAATTAAACGGTCTGCGCTATGAACAGATTGGGAATCCTGAGATTTCCAGCCGCATCAAAGCATATGAACTGGCCTTTCGCATGCAGCAGACAGCGCCGGAATTGCTGGATCTTTCTGGCGAAACCAAAACCACGTTAGAGCAATACGGCGTCACACGCGAAGAAGCCTCTAAAAGCAGTACCACCGGTTTCATGGGGTCGTATGCCCGCAACTGTCTGCTGGCCCGCCGCATGGTGGAACGGGGCGTGCGGTTTGTCTCCCTGTTTCTGTCAACCTGGGATCATCACAGTTCTCTCGACAGTGGACTGGAACGCTACACAAAGATTTCCGACCAGCCTATCGCCGCATTGCTGAAAGACCTGAAACAGCGCGGCCTGCTGGATGAAACACTGGTCGTCTGGGGCGGCGAATTCGGTCGCACACCACTGGGCGAGAATCGCGTTAATTTCAAAAAAGTCACTGGACGTGATCACCACCCCTACTCTTTCAGCATGTGGCTGGCCGGTGGAGGAATCAAAGGAGGACAGGTGATCGGCGAAACCGATGAAATTGGCTGGGGTGTCACCAAAGATCCTGTCCACGTTCACGATTTACACGCCACGATTCTCAAACTATTCGGCCTGGACCACGAAAAACTCACCTACCGTTTCCAGGGACGCGACTTCCGCCTGACGGATGTCTCAGGGAATATCGTCGAACAACTCCTGGCATAG
- a CDS encoding alpha/beta hydrolase family protein, with the protein MRALLLILILFTNCVCRLQAQSEYRILPRDFNADKTQQMMRAFLRQQVHTAMDARRNELETALKSDKALAAYQQKRRKALLQSLGKLPERTPLNPKTTGTIQQPGFTIEKILYESQPGFHVTANLYRPEGTGPFPAILHPVGHSENGKAYESYQRVNRLLAQHGFIVLCFDPIGQGERKQILDETGTPRHRGSHEHQELGVAPILLGRSLGTYMLWDGVRGIDYLCSRPDVDPSRIGCTGNSGGGNLTSYLMAFDDRIVAAAPGCFMTTHRFKNESPGPGDAEQNLYGQIGAGFDHPDYILTRAPRPTLILAATKDFVPIEGTWDAYRQAKRVYTQLGYPERVDLIEANDKHGFSQRLREGAVRFFARWLQGRQLEVFETDDTPMLTDQELQVTPQGQVLSLKNERSLFDLFTNYEQQLAENRPPLTRKLIRQVTGIRHLKVLPDPGIRLLDSKEASISPQCLIITPEPGISLPALYWPDGKATPVLIASSSGMNSSVKSAQQLNAQGHPVLVVEVRDTGETKTRIWRFPGADYYIAHMLGRCWLAMQAEDLLISARWLQSQNKDKSVELQTEGELGPAALHAATLEPALISELKLKESLNSWHELMTSRNAFHHLHMAVQNGLTYYDLTDLDTLRSKK; encoded by the coding sequence ATGCGAGCATTGCTCTTAATCTTGATTCTCTTTACTAACTGTGTCTGCAGATTACAGGCCCAGTCTGAATACCGAATCCTGCCGCGCGATTTCAACGCCGATAAAACCCAACAGATGATGCGGGCTTTTCTGCGTCAACAGGTCCATACCGCCATGGATGCCCGGCGAAATGAACTCGAAACGGCGTTGAAATCTGATAAAGCACTCGCCGCCTATCAACAGAAACGACGCAAAGCATTGCTACAGTCACTGGGAAAACTACCCGAACGCACACCTCTTAATCCGAAAACGACGGGCACGATCCAGCAACCCGGTTTTACCATCGAAAAGATCTTATATGAAAGTCAGCCCGGATTTCATGTGACTGCCAACCTCTATCGCCCTGAGGGAACAGGTCCATTTCCCGCCATCCTGCATCCGGTCGGCCACAGTGAAAACGGTAAAGCCTACGAATCGTATCAACGGGTCAATCGCCTGCTGGCACAACACGGGTTTATCGTACTCTGCTTTGATCCTATTGGTCAGGGAGAACGTAAACAGATCCTCGATGAAACAGGAACGCCCCGTCACCGGGGAAGTCATGAACATCAGGAACTGGGCGTGGCCCCGATCCTGCTGGGCCGCAGCCTGGGAACCTATATGCTGTGGGATGGTGTTCGCGGGATCGATTATCTTTGTAGTCGCCCTGACGTGGATCCTTCGCGAATCGGCTGTACCGGAAATTCGGGGGGCGGCAACCTGACCAGTTACCTGATGGCGTTTGACGATCGCATCGTAGCGGCGGCCCCCGGCTGTTTTATGACGACACATCGCTTTAAAAACGAAAGTCCCGGTCCCGGCGACGCAGAACAGAACCTGTATGGGCAAATCGGAGCTGGCTTCGATCATCCCGATTACATTCTGACGCGTGCTCCCAGACCAACGCTGATCCTCGCTGCGACCAAAGACTTCGTCCCCATCGAGGGCACATGGGATGCGTATCGTCAAGCCAAACGCGTTTATACACAGCTCGGTTATCCGGAACGCGTTGATCTGATCGAAGCCAATGACAAGCATGGATTCAGCCAGCGTCTGCGTGAAGGTGCCGTCCGCTTCTTTGCCCGCTGGCTTCAGGGACGACAACTGGAAGTTTTCGAAACGGATGACACTCCCATGCTGACCGATCAGGAACTGCAGGTCACTCCGCAGGGGCAGGTGCTCAGTCTGAAGAACGAACGCAGTCTGTTTGACCTTTTCACCAACTACGAACAACAGCTGGCTGAGAATCGCCCCCCTCTCACACGCAAACTCATACGCCAGGTCACAGGTATTCGTCACCTCAAAGTTCTGCCAGACCCCGGTATCAGACTTCTGGATAGCAAAGAAGCGTCGATCTCTCCCCAGTGTCTCATCATCACTCCGGAACCTGGTATTTCACTTCCGGCCCTCTATTGGCCTGACGGAAAAGCGACGCCTGTTCTGATTGCTTCCTCTTCTGGAATGAATTCCAGCGTCAAATCAGCACAACAACTTAATGCCCAGGGGCATCCCGTACTGGTTGTCGAAGTACGCGATACGGGAGAAACGAAAACCAGAATCTGGCGTTTTCCTGGCGCAGATTATTACATTGCCCACATGCTGGGACGTTGCTGGCTGGCTATGCAGGCGGAAGATTTACTGATTTCCGCACGCTGGCTGCAGTCACAAAACAAAGACAAATCAGTGGAACTCCAGACGGAGGGAGAACTCGGCCCCGCTGCGCTGCATGCTGCGACACTCGAACCGGCGCTGATCTCTGAACTGAAATTGAAAGAATCTCTGAATTCGTGGCACGAGCTGATGACATCGCGTAACGCATTTCATCACCTGCACATGGCCGTTCAGAATGGACTGACTTATTATGATTTAACTGACCTTGATACTTTAAGATCCAAGAAATAA
- a CDS encoding sulfatase-like hydrolase/transferase, with product MNFIDAARCFVTGIALFIPACLFATESKPNILLILADDVGSDAIGCYGGRSYPTPHIDALAKGGMKFNHAYAMPVCHPTRVCLMTGRYPFRFGKAGSKWGDFPRDAEGITIGNRMQQAGYATAVAGKWQLCMMKNDKQHPRRVGFDEWCLFGWHEGGRYHHPLIYQNGSLRDDASSLYGPEVYADFLIDFMKRSHAAGKPFFAYYPMALCHDVTDDLKDEHVAYYKYGRWMTYGEMIASMDDMVGKVVASLNEMGVRDNTLIIFTTDNGTPAASYLTVSKNGKMVRPKVVSVQNGKIVPGGKGKLDDTGTRVPLIVNWPGHIKGGTDVDDMVDMSDYLPTVAEIAGLKAADVPRDGISFAPVLFGQPDQRKTREWIYIGLKNKSCVRSPDWKLYRDGRFYNVEQDPGEKSLLKADQLTGNAKQNHAELTKVLSELQGPLKP from the coding sequence ATGAATTTCATTGACGCTGCCCGCTGCTTTGTAACCGGCATTGCATTGTTCATACCTGCCTGTCTGTTCGCGACTGAGAGTAAACCGAACATACTGCTGATTCTGGCGGATGATGTCGGCAGCGATGCCATCGGCTGTTATGGAGGTCGCAGCTATCCTACTCCTCACATTGACGCCCTGGCGAAGGGAGGTATGAAATTCAATCACGCTTACGCCATGCCAGTCTGCCACCCGACACGCGTCTGTCTGATGACGGGTCGTTATCCGTTTCGCTTTGGGAAAGCAGGTTCGAAGTGGGGAGATTTCCCCCGCGACGCCGAAGGGATTACCATCGGCAACCGTATGCAACAGGCGGGTTATGCCACTGCAGTCGCTGGAAAATGGCAGCTCTGCATGATGAAAAATGATAAACAGCATCCCAGACGCGTCGGCTTTGATGAATGGTGTCTGTTTGGCTGGCACGAAGGAGGCCGCTATCATCATCCCCTCATTTATCAGAACGGTTCACTTCGCGACGATGCCTCCAGTCTGTACGGCCCCGAAGTCTATGCTGACTTCCTGATCGATTTCATGAAACGTAGCCACGCAGCCGGCAAGCCGTTCTTTGCCTATTACCCGATGGCACTCTGCCACGACGTGACTGATGATCTGAAAGATGAACATGTCGCCTACTACAAATACGGACGCTGGATGACCTACGGCGAAATGATTGCCTCCATGGATGACATGGTTGGCAAAGTTGTCGCCTCCCTGAATGAGATGGGCGTGCGTGACAATACCTTGATCATATTCACAACAGACAACGGCACTCCCGCTGCCAGTTATCTGACCGTCAGCAAAAATGGGAAAATGGTGCGTCCCAAAGTCGTCTCGGTACAGAATGGAAAGATTGTGCCGGGTGGAAAAGGAAAACTGGATGATACTGGTACCCGCGTCCCCTTAATTGTGAACTGGCCCGGTCACATCAAAGGCGGTACCGACGTCGACGATATGGTGGACATGAGCGATTACCTGCCCACGGTCGCCGAAATCGCAGGATTGAAAGCAGCGGATGTTCCCCGCGATGGTATCAGTTTTGCGCCCGTCCTGTTCGGTCAACCTGATCAGCGAAAAACACGGGAATGGATTTATATCGGACTGAAGAACAAGAGCTGTGTCCGTTCACCAGACTGGAAGCTGTATCGAGACGGTCGCTTTTACAATGTGGAGCAGGATCCCGGTGAAAAGTCGCTACTGAAAGCTGACCAGCTGACAGGTAATGCAAAACAAAACCATGCCGAGTTGACAAAAGTTCTGAGTGAACTGCAAGGTCCACTCAAACCATAG
- a CDS encoding DUF1592 domain-containing protein, producing the protein MSMRLRLFLFVPRLLAIFFLLTGISEVFSAAAPRVSRDLQVFYTFDQTQGTSIKDRSGIGQPLDLKIDHPSAVEWKNDGLLVRNPAKIISSTPATKFISAIQRSNSLTVEAWITPANLRQQGPARIISLSKNSSLRNFTLGQDQQKYEMRLRSTSTSSNGIPSTSTADHTVKTTLTHVVFTRNADGISLFYVNGKQQAQQQVKGKLSNWDKDYRLILANEVTGDRPWLGKFHLLALFSRALTPSEVQQNYQAGLHTSSSPKLTKLEIAATENKQLFETHIAPLFAKHCLDCHDSAARKGQLDLSRKSAALQGGESGVVLVPGKTAASLLWEQVHSGEMPPAGDSLTSHQKTMIKQWIDGGAHWSIEMLDPAVYLHDSRAGSHWLQRLTVPEYIETVRSSVNIDIEKEARKLLPRDLRADGFSNTAYNLNVDLKHVEIYARLAGIIVDRMDVLQFAARFSKSQKLSTDATMRKFVADMGKWLLRGPLNDREISTYSGIATTVASAGGNYKEAVSLIIEAMLQSPRFIYRIENQRGDGRAWPVGEYELASRMSYIIWGAPPDRELMRMADSGRLHHPEIAAQQVQRMLLDPRARIRSQQFASEWLHLDRLDHLKPASRKYPNWNQALASDMRQETLAYFNELIWEQNRPVADLFNAQFTYLTPRLAEHYGIKPQGTGLRKYDLTAVAARGGILSQGSILTIGGDDASMVTRGLFILEDVLRGTIKAPPAGLDITPIPSRPGMSHRGIAEQRIANAECSGCHSRFEPLAFGLEKFDGLGAFHERDQYKNQLREDGVILFPGEANPVAYDSSAALMNLLAASPRVQQTMTWKITQFSLGRPLTATDANDLELIHKSAQKEGGTYANLIKAIILSDLVQKTRTESQHTETGE; encoded by the coding sequence ATGAGTATGCGCTTAAGATTGTTTCTTTTCGTTCCACGATTACTTGCGATCTTCTTTCTACTGACAGGCATCTCCGAAGTATTCAGTGCGGCGGCTCCTCGTGTTTCCCGTGATTTACAGGTCTTCTACACATTCGATCAGACACAGGGAACCAGCATCAAAGATCGTTCGGGTATCGGACAACCGCTTGATCTAAAAATCGATCACCCCTCTGCTGTCGAATGGAAAAACGATGGTTTACTGGTTCGCAATCCGGCAAAGATTATCAGCTCCACTCCCGCAACGAAATTTATATCTGCGATTCAACGTTCCAACAGTCTCACAGTAGAAGCCTGGATCACGCCCGCGAACCTTCGTCAACAGGGACCTGCGCGGATCATTTCGCTTTCGAAAAACTCCAGCCTGCGCAATTTCACACTCGGTCAGGATCAGCAGAAGTATGAAATGCGGTTGCGCAGTACATCGACCAGTTCCAACGGAATCCCGTCGACTTCCACTGCCGACCATACCGTCAAGACAACATTGACTCATGTCGTTTTCACACGTAATGCGGACGGAATTTCTTTATTCTACGTGAATGGCAAACAGCAAGCTCAGCAGCAGGTCAAGGGCAAACTCAGCAACTGGGATAAGGACTATCGACTGATACTGGCTAATGAAGTTACAGGTGATCGTCCCTGGCTCGGCAAATTTCATTTGCTGGCTCTGTTCAGCCGCGCACTCACACCAAGCGAGGTGCAACAGAATTATCAGGCTGGATTACATACTTCCAGCAGTCCGAAACTCACAAAATTGGAAATCGCAGCTACTGAAAACAAACAGCTGTTTGAAACACATATTGCCCCCTTATTTGCAAAACACTGTCTGGACTGCCACGACTCGGCTGCCCGAAAAGGCCAGCTCGATTTATCGCGAAAATCAGCCGCACTGCAGGGGGGAGAAAGTGGGGTCGTACTCGTTCCGGGAAAGACAGCCGCCAGCCTGCTCTGGGAACAGGTCCATTCGGGAGAAATGCCCCCGGCGGGTGATTCTCTGACCAGTCACCAGAAAACGATGATAAAACAGTGGATTGACGGTGGTGCGCACTGGTCGATCGAAATGCTGGACCCTGCCGTTTACCTCCACGACAGCCGCGCCGGGAGTCACTGGCTGCAACGACTGACTGTTCCCGAATATATTGAAACCGTGCGCAGTTCTGTGAACATCGATATTGAAAAAGAGGCCCGTAAACTGCTCCCGCGCGATCTCCGCGCGGATGGATTCAGCAATACTGCATACAACCTGAATGTGGACCTCAAGCATGTGGAAATCTACGCGCGCCTGGCCGGGATCATCGTGGACCGCATGGATGTACTGCAATTTGCTGCCCGCTTTTCCAAAAGCCAAAAGCTCTCAACAGATGCGACCATGCGAAAGTTCGTCGCTGATATGGGAAAATGGTTGCTCCGGGGCCCACTGAACGACCGGGAAATCTCAACTTACAGCGGTATTGCCACCACGGTTGCCAGTGCCGGAGGGAATTATAAAGAAGCCGTCAGTCTGATTATTGAAGCCATGCTGCAGTCACCTCGCTTCATTTATCGGATCGAAAATCAGCGTGGCGATGGTCGAGCCTGGCCTGTGGGAGAATACGAACTTGCCTCACGCATGAGCTACATCATCTGGGGTGCACCTCCAGATCGTGAGCTAATGAGAATGGCTGACTCAGGTCGATTGCATCATCCTGAAATCGCGGCACAGCAGGTACAGCGTATGCTGTTGGACCCTCGTGCCCGAATCCGCTCACAACAGTTTGCTTCCGAATGGCTACACCTCGACCGACTCGATCATCTCAAACCAGCTTCCCGGAAATATCCAAACTGGAATCAGGCACTCGCTTCCGACATGCGTCAGGAAACGCTGGCATACTTTAATGAGCTCATCTGGGAACAAAATCGTCCCGTTGCCGATCTTTTCAATGCACAATTCACTTATCTCACACCTCGCCTGGCAGAGCACTACGGAATCAAGCCACAGGGTACCGGACTGAGAAAATACGATCTCACGGCGGTAGCCGCGCGGGGTGGCATACTTTCGCAGGGAAGCATATTAACCATTGGAGGAGATGACGCCTCAATGGTTACCCGTGGTCTGTTTATTCTGGAAGACGTCTTACGGGGAACCATCAAAGCGCCGCCCGCGGGTCTCGATATCACCCCCATCCCTTCCAGGCCGGGAATGTCGCATCGGGGAATCGCAGAACAGAGAATTGCAAACGCGGAGTGCAGTGGATGTCACTCCCGATTCGAACCGCTGGCTTTTGGCCTGGAAAAGTTTGACGGTCTGGGTGCATTTCATGAGCGGGATCAATATAAAAACCAGTTACGCGAGGACGGCGTGATTCTTTTCCCGGGTGAAGCAAATCCGGTTGCCTATGATTCCAGCGCAGCGCTGATGAATCTGCTCGCAGCCAGCCCGCGCGTGCAACAGACAATGACGTGGAAAATCACTCAATTTTCGCTGGGACGACCATTAACTGCCACCGACGCAAACGATCTCGAACTGATTCACAAATCAGCACAAAAAGAAGGCGGAACGTATGCGAACCTCATCAAAGCAATTATTTTGAGTGATCTGGTACAAAAGACAAGAACAGAAAGCCAACATACGGAGACGGGAGAATGA
- a CDS encoding DUF1552 domain-containing protein: MTFKRLNRRTMLRSIGAATIGLPLLEEMLATQASAATAEQVPVRSFNVFFGLGIPAPLQTEGFEGVLEPLKPLSKKLLIMRNVDQIRCDEKGINAHYDGASGAFTAEPPDGEAKSGGPSIDQVIRKAHYPEGLPRGMVPTLVGGTFFRRSRVGRYVHSYNQDCTVAATMQEKPRDLFERVFGSISLSEDGTDLRKRRLKRSVLDSVVADYRFYTGSNSPLGAVSKARVADHLDRIREFEQRAYALKEKTPNAPTLPPRSQILHGGQADPGGMGIDITLEELTTEWRLMADLYALAIQLDRTRFGALTFLAAGERIRLTGDYEFNGKKLWQFDDARQQKASGDKGCSHEWWHKFNEKKKNEALRAHAHMKMREIAYFLNKLDNSDAVEANGQTILENSLITISTESGDGRHNDVKRELSGVFHAITGANGRFKTGEIMDVNAEGMDVYNTMLAGMDVKDRLGPTRRDATSIDVIRR, from the coding sequence ATGACATTTAAGCGGCTCAATCGAAGAACAATGCTGCGAAGTATCGGGGCAGCAACCATCGGACTTCCTCTCCTCGAAGAAATGCTGGCGACACAGGCATCTGCCGCGACTGCAGAACAGGTTCCTGTCAGGTCATTTAATGTATTTTTCGGTCTGGGGATCCCTGCCCCACTGCAGACTGAAGGTTTTGAAGGTGTTCTCGAACCACTCAAACCCTTGAGTAAAAAACTGCTGATTATGCGCAATGTCGATCAGATTCGCTGTGATGAAAAAGGGATCAACGCTCATTACGATGGTGCCTCAGGAGCTTTTACAGCGGAACCTCCCGACGGAGAAGCCAAATCAGGCGGACCTTCCATTGATCAGGTGATTCGCAAAGCCCACTATCCAGAGGGCCTTCCGCGGGGAATGGTCCCCACTCTGGTAGGGGGCACTTTTTTCCGTCGCAGTCGTGTAGGCCGATACGTGCACAGCTACAATCAGGATTGCACTGTCGCCGCCACGATGCAGGAAAAACCACGTGATCTGTTTGAACGCGTATTCGGCTCGATCTCATTATCCGAAGACGGCACTGATCTCAGAAAACGCAGGCTCAAACGCAGTGTGCTGGACTCAGTTGTCGCAGACTACCGCTTCTACACAGGTTCCAATTCTCCCTTGGGCGCTGTTTCGAAAGCACGCGTTGCCGATCATCTTGATCGGATTCGTGAATTTGAACAGCGTGCTTATGCGCTAAAAGAGAAAACTCCAAACGCCCCCACACTGCCACCCCGTTCGCAGATTCTACATGGTGGTCAGGCTGATCCCGGTGGCATGGGAATTGACATCACTCTTGAAGAGCTGACAACCGAATGGCGTTTGATGGCTGACTTATATGCCCTGGCCATTCAACTGGACCGGACTCGCTTTGGCGCACTCACGTTTCTGGCAGCGGGAGAACGGATTCGTCTGACCGGCGATTACGAATTTAACGGAAAAAAACTCTGGCAGTTTGACGATGCCCGACAGCAGAAGGCTTCAGGCGACAAAGGCTGTAGCCACGAATGGTGGCACAAGTTTAATGAGAAAAAGAAAAATGAAGCCCTGCGGGCTCATGCTCATATGAAGATGCGCGAGATTGCCTACTTCCTTAATAAGCTGGATAACTCTGATGCGGTCGAAGCCAATGGCCAGACCATCCTGGAAAACTCTCTCATTACAATTTCCACTGAATCAGGAGATGGACGTCATAATGATGTCAAGCGGGAGCTTTCGGGCGTTTTCCACGCGATCACCGGTGCCAATGGACGTTTTAAAACCGGAGAAATCATGGACGTCAATGCCGAGGGTATGGATGTCTATAATACCATGCTTGCTGGTATGGATGTGAAAGACCGCCTGGGCCCCACAAGACGAGATGCCACCTCAATCGACGTGATTCGTCGCTGA
- a CDS encoding PAS domain S-box protein: MSDKQRFSVLLVEPDPESRLQIMQILSTEGFQVDTAETIDQLMNRDNWLDYFLIILEHELPDGKTDDLLSQIQQQAKHAELVIITSRSEVQKMVLAFRNEIADYFIKPIDHDLFKNSLLRIRAERDISSKLRQTQAQLNAIVEAAIEAVITINRRGMIQSFNPAAEKMFGYSTREIIGQNISLLTPLSVREHHDQFISHYLETGISNIVGARRELQACHRDGSLIPIELSVTDLPQFEIFAGIVTDISERKQAEQKQVELTRAVAVAAQQERRQLANILHDHLQQLLVGVRIHLEIARKGTHSEAEEQTLTRADELLNQSIEVTRSLTAELNPVVLHEEGLAMALEWLAHNMLERYNLTVALNLDETVSPQAELTKIVLYECIREILFNVVKHSQTSRADVRMQALSDQEVEITVSDEGVGFDPQRLETQLSKAGGMGLSNIEFRLSLIKGKFHLESTVGKGTVAHIIVSLDASETDSL, from the coding sequence ATGTCAGACAAACAGAGATTTTCAGTACTACTGGTCGAACCTGATCCGGAATCACGTTTACAGATCATGCAGATACTGTCGACCGAAGGATTTCAGGTTGATACCGCGGAAACCATAGATCAGTTGATGAATCGGGATAACTGGTTAGATTATTTTCTGATCATTCTGGAGCATGAGCTACCCGATGGCAAAACGGACGATTTACTCTCCCAAATACAGCAGCAGGCGAAGCATGCCGAGTTAGTCATTATTACTTCCCGGTCAGAAGTACAGAAAATGGTTCTCGCCTTCCGAAACGAGATTGCTGATTATTTTATTAAACCAATCGACCATGATCTATTTAAGAATTCGCTGCTGCGAATTCGGGCAGAGCGGGACATTTCCAGCAAGCTACGTCAAACACAGGCTCAGTTAAATGCGATTGTCGAAGCGGCTATAGAAGCGGTGATAACGATAAATCGTCGGGGGATGATTCAGTCATTTAATCCCGCCGCAGAAAAAATGTTCGGGTATTCGACTCGAGAAATCATCGGTCAGAATATCAGTCTGCTCACGCCGCTGTCGGTCAGAGAACATCACGATCAATTTATTTCCCATTATCTGGAAACAGGAATCTCAAATATTGTCGGAGCTCGACGTGAACTGCAAGCCTGCCATCGGGATGGTAGTTTGATTCCGATTGAACTGTCGGTTACCGATTTACCTCAGTTTGAAATCTTTGCCGGTATCGTCACTGATATCAGCGAACGAAAGCAGGCCGAACAAAAGCAGGTCGAACTGACACGGGCAGTTGCGGTCGCTGCACAACAGGAGCGTCGCCAACTCGCCAATATTCTACATGACCATCTCCAGCAGTTGCTGGTCGGAGTTCGGATTCACCTGGAGATTGCCAGGAAGGGAACGCATTCTGAAGCAGAAGAGCAGACATTGACTCGGGCAGATGAACTGCTGAACCAGAGTATCGAAGTGACGCGTTCCTTGACAGCAGAACTGAATCCGGTGGTTCTGCATGAAGAGGGGCTGGCAATGGCGCTGGAATGGTTAGCGCATAATATGCTGGAACGGTACAATCTGACTGTGGCGCTGAATCTGGATGAAACTGTCAGTCCGCAGGCCGAACTGACGAAAATTGTACTCTATGAGTGTATCCGTGAGATTCTGTTTAATGTCGTTAAACACTCTCAGACGTCACGCGCCGATGTCCGCATGCAGGCCCTTTCGGATCAGGAAGTGGAAATTACTGTCTCAGATGAAGGGGTTGGTTTTGATCCGCAACGCCTGGAAACACAGTTGTCGAAAGCAGGGGGGATGGGGTTGAGTAATATCGAGTTTCGACTATCGCTGATTAAGGGGAAATTTCATCTGGAGTCGACAGTCGGGAAAGGAACGGTGGCGCACATTATTGTTTCGCTGGACGCAAGTGAAACGGATTCTTTATGA
- a CDS encoding BON domain-containing protein — MKLQNKTRIQFNSSPDRQLKLRIRRILHSAGYAALNAIRIEVHHGEVYLEGIVTSYFMKQMAQVRILSLNEVRKIHNFLIVETAGPQSEIKLITDQAKAIQHHSQPVPRIDRSNRPESVDVCSENI; from the coding sequence GTGAAACTGCAGAATAAAACACGAATCCAGTTCAATTCCAGTCCGGATCGGCAGCTCAAATTACGGATCAGGAGGATATTGCATTCTGCAGGATATGCGGCTTTGAACGCTATTCGAATTGAAGTCCACCACGGAGAAGTTTACCTGGAGGGAATTGTTACTTCTTATTTCATGAAGCAGATGGCTCAAGTTCGAATCCTGTCATTAAATGAAGTCAGAAAAATTCATAACTTTTTAATCGTGGAAACAGCAGGACCCCAATCCGAAATTAAATTGATCACCGATCAAGCGAAAGCGATTCAGCACCACTCGCAGCCTGTCCCGCGTATTGACAGATCTAATCGACCGGAGAGTGTCGATGTTTGCTCTGAGAATATTTAA